The proteins below come from a single Oscillatoria sp. FACHB-1407 genomic window:
- a CDS encoding rhodanese-like domain-containing protein, which yields MNIGRSLVWNVLKAWIRIKFPGVQQMAIAKLAQQLQQPGSSKPLLLDARTPEEFEVSHLPNAHRVERSMLTDPDQLPLAEDTTGAIVVYCSVGYRSAQFAQALQTLGYQNVFNLEGSLFEWVNQGYPVYHITTDGMEHETQAVHPYNATWGLLLEGKESGE from the coding sequence ATGAATATTGGGCGATCGCTTGTCTGGAACGTCCTTAAAGCCTGGATTCGGATTAAGTTTCCGGGGGTTCAGCAGATGGCGATCGCAAAGTTAGCCCAGCAATTGCAACAACCTGGTTCTTCTAAACCGTTACTGTTGGATGCCAGAACCCCTGAAGAATTTGAGGTGAGTCACTTACCCAACGCCCATCGAGTTGAGCGATCGATGTTAACAGATCCAGATCAGTTGCCCCTGGCAGAGGATACAACAGGGGCGATCGTGGTGTACTGCTCTGTGGGTTATCGCTCTGCCCAGTTTGCCCAAGCATTACAAACACTGGGCTATCAAAATGTTTTCAACCTGGAAGGGTCGCTGTTTGAGTGGGTGAATCAGGGCTATCCCGTCTATCACATTACAACCGATGGGATGGAGCATGAAACGCAAGCCGTGCATCCCTACAACGCCACCTGGGGACTGTTGCTGGAGGGAAAGGAGAGTGGGGAGTAG
- a CDS encoding cryptochrome/photolyase family protein translates to MTTGVWVLGDQLWAEQTALQSCLLQQSQTPVLFIESLHHAQKLPYHLQKLVLVWSAMRHFAEELRQAGWAVTYVQAPDFKTLLLDWIQQYQISELRVMTPTDRPFAQLIQQLNLPCAVTFTPSNRFIWQDEEFKQWASQRKRLVMEDFYREGRQRFNILMVGDQPAGGRWNFDRENRKPPKGKLTLPEALWFEPDAITQDVIDWVKQSPACKDSQEYWQIEPFRWGVTRSQALQVLDFFVETRLSEFGPYQDAMVTGEQTMWHAMLSPYLNLGLLHPLEVVQAAERAYLQHQSEWELNSVEGFIRQVLGWREYMHGIYIYMGEDYPERNWFNHTQPLPNFYWTGDTQMNCLHQILTQVKETGYAHHIQRLMVLNNFALIAGISPQETEDWFHAAFIDAYDWVMQTNVIGMGQFADGGMMASKPYAASANYINNMSDYCKGCTYKPRDRSGDNACPFNFFYWDFLARHYDKLKKNHRMFQILRNLERISPEELQVIRQKAAEWHGKEGGGKKEERKEKG, encoded by the coding sequence ATGACGACAGGCGTTTGGGTTTTGGGCGATCAACTGTGGGCAGAGCAAACCGCCTTACAGAGTTGTTTACTGCAACAATCGCAGACCCCCGTTCTTTTTATTGAGTCGCTGCACCATGCCCAGAAGTTGCCCTATCACCTGCAAAAGCTGGTGCTGGTATGGTCTGCCATGCGCCATTTTGCAGAGGAATTGCGCCAAGCCGGATGGGCAGTGACCTATGTGCAAGCCCCAGACTTTAAGACACTGTTGCTCGATTGGATTCAGCAATACCAGATCAGCGAGTTGCGGGTAATGACTCCCACCGATCGCCCCTTTGCTCAACTGATTCAGCAACTCAACCTGCCCTGTGCTGTTACCTTTACCCCCAGTAACCGCTTCATCTGGCAAGATGAGGAGTTCAAACAGTGGGCAAGCCAGCGCAAGCGACTGGTGATGGAGGACTTTTATCGCGAAGGACGCCAACGCTTCAACATTTTGATGGTGGGGGATCAACCCGCTGGCGGACGCTGGAATTTTGACCGTGAGAACCGCAAACCCCCCAAGGGCAAGCTGACTTTGCCAGAGGCGTTGTGGTTTGAGCCAGATGCCATCACGCAGGATGTGATCGACTGGGTAAAACAGTCGCCTGCCTGCAAAGATAGCCAGGAATACTGGCAGATTGAACCCTTTCGCTGGGGAGTGACGCGATCGCAAGCGTTGCAAGTCCTCGACTTCTTTGTTGAAACCCGCCTATCTGAGTTTGGTCCCTATCAAGATGCGATGGTGACAGGTGAGCAAACCATGTGGCACGCCATGCTTTCCCCCTATCTCAACCTGGGATTGTTGCATCCCTTAGAAGTGGTGCAAGCCGCAGAGCGAGCCTACCTTCAACATCAGAGTGAATGGGAGTTGAACAGCGTTGAGGGCTTCATTCGCCAGGTCTTGGGTTGGCGCGAATACATGCACGGCATCTACATTTACATGGGTGAGGACTACCCGGAGCGCAACTGGTTTAACCACACGCAACCACTCCCCAACTTCTATTGGACGGGCGACACGCAGATGAATTGCCTGCACCAGATTTTGACGCAGGTCAAAGAAACCGGGTACGCTCATCACATTCAACGGCTGATGGTGTTGAATAACTTTGCGTTGATTGCGGGCATTTCTCCTCAGGAAACCGAGGACTGGTTCCACGCTGCTTTCATCGATGCCTACGACTGGGTCATGCAAACCAACGTCATTGGCATGGGTCAATTTGCTGACGGAGGCATGATGGCATCCAAGCCCTACGCCGCTTCGGCTAACTACATCAACAACATGAGCGACTATTGCAAAGGTTGCACCTACAAACCGCGCGATCGCTCTGGTGACAATGCCTGCCCGTTTAACTTCTTCTATTGGGACTTTTTGGCACGACACTACGACAAACTCAAAAAGAACCACCGCATGTTTCAGATCTTGCGAAACCTGGAACGGATCTCACCGGAGGAATTGCAGGTGATCCGGCAGAAAGCGGCAGAGTGGCATGGGAAAGAGGGAGGAGGGAAAAAAGAAGAAAGAAAAGAGAAAGGATAA